In the genome of Caenorhabditis elegans chromosome IV, the window GTCCGGGAGGTCCCGCTTGACCACAAGGTCCCAGTTCTCCATTATGTCCCGGTGCTCCGTTGTTACCGGGAGTTCCTGCGCCGCCAGATTGTCCACGTTGACCTCGTGGTCCGATCTTTCCAGGCGCACCTGGGGGCCCCATTTCTCCGGCTGGACAATACTGACATCCTGGATCTACATGCATTGTTTGAACATCACCCGTGTTTTGTCCCATTTTCCCAGCAGGTCCTGGCTCTCCCGGTGCACCATCCTGCCCTGGCAGACCTTTTGGTCCAGATGGCCCAGCTGGGCAGTTGTTGTTTTCAAGATTGCAGTCTGGAATAAAGACAAATTTAAGGCAATAATGCTAACGTTCAAATAGAAACTTGAGATTTagttgttaattttgaaagtttgctTTAAAAAAGCTCTTCAAATTCGGAATATGCCGAGCTAAAAGTGCcgacaaacattttttttttaaagttacagTGTATTTGGAGTATGTTAcaagaaacaattatttttctaggcACACGCTGTAAGATAAAATATAGATCAAACTGGTGGAAAAACAAatgtcaaaataattttttagtcaaGATGTGACGCTTAAAAAAGAAAGTTGGTAGCctagaaaacaaaatgaaaaggTTTCTAGGTCACAAAATTCAGGGATCCTCCAAAAAACTGCTGGGAAttactattttcaaattttaattacctagatttttgaaacccCGATATGCCAACAAATTATGACGAAGTTGTCCCAGAAATGAACTACTTGCCTACCTTGCCTAGGTAGGTAGGCGCGCAATAAATCTTACTTACTGCATTCAGGAGAGATTGATGGAGCATGTGCTTCTACTCCAAGAGAAGGAGGCAAAGCATACGAATCAGCGACCTTCTCATAATAGCTTTGGCGTTTGGAACGTTCAATTGGGATTTTCTTGGCAGTTGCCAAGTTTCGAAGAGTATTCCACGATGCTTCACGGAGAACCTTAAACTAACTGTCTCTAAAATACCTTTGAGTAAAAATTACCGTCACTTCCTGAACTTCTTGATCAAACTCGGCCCAAACTTGGTCCAAATCATTCTTGGTCTGAAGGACAAATACCAGCACCGAAAGGAATACGAATAGAGATGTACCGATGACCAGGATCTCAGAAGACATTCTGGCTTACTTCCGTATAGCCACTCCCTTGCGGTTTTATAGGGGAGAGTATGCAAATTCGAAATGGGAACTCCCGTGGTGGGACCCGGTTTGTCTGACCATAACATTTGAGAATATCCGTTAAAACTATGTTAAGTTATTCAGGAAACAACAGGTTCTTTAGTAGAGGGCGGCAGCTTCCAGAAAATGTTAAAAGAATCGGATTTTGTAATAGCTAATGGgtgaaagaaaatgaagattttgaagACGCTGTATTCTTCGACGGTCAAAAAGTATCAGAACTAATACTAATCAAACTTTAAATATATTCATTCGGTAGGCAAATAGTCTTATTccgcctacctgcctacctcgTGCGTTTGCAAGCAAGCATGTAGGCACCGAGCATACGCAAACACTGATGTAATTATTTATTAACGTTTACTTGCTCacaggctgaaaattttatgttttcttgATTCATCGAGTTGCCAGTTTCACATTAGTTCTCTCATTGAATAATTGAAATCCTAGGCAGcctattttcccatttttaggCACATAGATCATCTCTGATCATTTAATAATGgaacatcattttttttgtcaaatgtaGTCTTTATGTGACTTCCCAAAcagaacacaaaaaaattagctttatGTTTGAGCTGTTCAAAGATGAAATGTCGAAGGATTAGGATGATGACTGATGAACGTGAGAATCgggaaattttgggaaatttgaaaaaaaaattggttaacAAACGAAActtgattaaaaattgttttcaaatgagGAGTGCATAAAACAGAATATTTCTTATTGGAAATTCTTGAAACTGATGGAgcctctgaaaattattcacaaAACCTGCAATATCAACAAGCTGGCAAAATTATTTGTAACTAAATAATGAGGATccttaagtttaaaaataaatctatttttcaaatactcgaagcatttttcagacttttcagTTATCTTTGATTtctcgttttatttttctctgaaaacggATTTCAACAAGTTTCATAACctgtgaaacaaaaattatgaatattttaaaatgcgTATATGTTCGCCATTTGTCGATTGTTGCATCGTTATTTCTTTTcgcaaaaatatggaaaaatactGGATACCTAACCAGTTTGCTTGTACTGTAATGTAATTCAGCTTGAATCTTGATCAACTTGTTGTGTGCTCTAAACTGATGTTACAAAGCCTTAAAATACATGCTCGAAACTTCGTTAAACCAACATGACGCGCCAAGGATTGAAGTTTAGCCTTCCTGTTTCATCCCTTTTTGAGCTTCTCTGGCTTGTCAAAATTTCATGATGAGAGAGCCCCCATGTTTTACACACCTGTAGTTCCGCCTTAATATGCGCTTGTTCTACGACGGTTAGCTGGTCGTAGTTCAACAAACAGTTGTACATACAAACGAGTACTCTGTATATAAATACCTATGGGAAGGttgggaaatttcagaattcaacaTGCCTTCCCTTCTTGTATTTGCTACTTCTCTTCTCATTGGTACGtctggaagaaaaattaacgaaatCTGATAAAATATATTACAGTTCTCGTTGATGCTGAGTTCAGCTCGAGCACTCAACAATTCATAGTTGACCTTCATAACTCATTCCGGTCGAAATTGGCAACTGGAACTTACTCTATAAATGGAACATTGAAGCCAGCAGGAAGTAACATTAGAAAgatggtaagtttttttcgtGAGCAAGATAATTTCAACCTACTGTGAAGGCTCAACATGGCGCCCTGCCATCGGCTCTGACAAGATATGACAAGGCCAAAGCCTAAACCTACATACAACTAACTTGCtcacgcctaagcctaagcctaaaccgaAGTCTGGGCTTAATCCGGAGCCTAGACTCTGCGCTGAGCCTAAACCTACGTTTAAGACAGAATCTGAGCCAAATTAAGTCTAAGCCTGCGCTCAAGctaaaacttccaaaacctACGTCAatgcctaagtctaagcctaagtctgaATCCCAGCCAAAgtcgaagcctaagcctaatatTCATAACCACGTATGAATTTCAGTCCTGGGACTCAACCCTCGCCACATCTGCTCAAACCTACGCAAACACCTGCCCCACAGGATTTTCAAACACTCAAGGAACCGGAGAGAACCTCTACTGGCGTACGACATCTGCTAACATCAGTGGACTTGATATTTATGGAGGAGCCGCGTCTGTCTCGTGGGAGCAAGAGTTCCAGAAGTACGGATGGGCAACCAACTATTTCAGTCAGGAACTTTTTGATACTGGAGTCGGAAATGGAACTCAAATGGCTTGGGCTAAAACGAATCTTGTTGGTTGTGGTGTTAAGAATTGTGGAAAAGATTCGACTGGTCTCAATAAAGTTGCAGTTGTATGTCACTACAAGCCTCTGTAAGTTTTATTAGGTTCAAGTTTTTAGTCAGGTTATATCAATCTTAAATCGATCATGAACACTGGAATAGTTACATTTTCAGTGGAAGATACGTGGACCAAATGATCTACACCGCTGGCTTCACCTGTTCGCAGTGTCCAACAGGAACTTCTTGTGATCAAACCACTGGATTATGCGCCTGAGTTTTAGTCCAACTACTGTAGATTACTGTGAAAAATTCCATCTCGCCATACAAATGTAATTTATACAATGAAACTGCCtacgtctttttttttgagagaataaattttgattgaacattgtcatttttttgagttgcTGCATACATACATTTGATATCGTGAATTCCTTAGtacatatttgaaaatttttcctgaaaaaatctaaatttttgaatctcCGAAACTATCGGAAAAGTTGCAacagaaaaacttcaaattgagagcgaattcaaatttccaacaagCATTGAAAAGGTTTTCAGTGGAGAAAGTTGCGCCGCTgtgttaaagaaaaaaaaatgtttaaattaaattgaaaaaaaaacaatttcccatactacaatatctttttttagaaaatcaaaaacccatttgaagttttttttttcgaaaaaaaagtatggaaATTTCACATACTTCAATATACCCATTCTGCAAGAGAATCCCATTTGCGTGTGAGtctcaaaaactgaagtttAATATAAAAAGCTGGAAGAAATACGTTCGAAATATCTTCTCTTCTCTGAACTCGATATtgagtttcagaatttcagaacCATCATGCAAACTGCTCTCGTGTTGGCACTTGTCTGCGTTGGAGCCCATGCTCAATTCTCGGAAGGAGGCAAACAGTCCATGGTAAATGCTCACAACGCTGTCAGATCAAGCATTGCAAAAGGAGAGTATGTTGCGAAGGGAACCAAGAAGGATAGTGCTACCAATATGTTGAAGATGGTGagttgaactgaaaatatagTATTGTTACAGCTGAGTGAACTCAACCGATTTGTAGAAATGGGACAACTCTCTCGCACAATCCGCTCAAAACTACGCTAACGGATGTCCAATGCAACATTCCCCCGATAAATCTTACGGAGAAAACCTTTTCTGGGCATATAGCTCGTCGCCAATCACTGACCTCGATAAATACGTACAGAGCGCCGTTGACACTTGGGTAAGCGAGTTCCAAATGTTCGGATGGAACTCTAATAAATTCACAACTGCACTTTGGAACACTGGAATCGGACATGCTACTCAAGTGGCCTGGAGTGCAACTGGTCAAGTTGGATGTGGAGCAAAAAACTGTGGAGCTGATTCTGTCAGAGTTGGATCCTACAAGGCCACAATTGTATGCCAGTACAAAGTtccgtaagtttttttttattctatgGTTTTCtggatgaaaattgaaattatttttcagaggaaaCTACTTGTTCAAGAACATTTACAACAGCGGAGCCAAATGCTCAGCCTGTCCAGCTGGAACCAGTTGCGAGCAATCTTCCGGACTTTGCGcataaatttttcgatatatATTAATGGTGTAGTAAATGAATTAATTTctccaaaacttttatttttttaatttttttagtgtaTAACACAATTGTTCAAATtatgaagaacaaaaaaaatcagttttggcAAGAAGTTTCAAGACTTCAAGTGTCTATGCATAT includes:
- the col-131 gene encoding Col_cuticle_N domain-containing protein (Confirmed by transcript evidence) — encoded protein: MSSEILVIGTSLFVFLSVLVFVLQTKNDLDQVWAEFDQEVQEVTVLREASWNTLRNLATAKKIPIERSKRQSYYEKVADSYALPPSLGVEAHAPSISPECNCNLENNNCPAGPSGPKGLPGQDGAPGEPGPAGKMGQNTGDVQTMHVDPGCQYCPAGEMGPPGAPGKIGPRGQRGQSGGAGTPGNNGAPGHNGELGPCGQAGPPGPAGAIGRRGMDTVREKGVRGPIGAPGPVGPVGMEGDRGNRGGLGVDGPLGSIGLQGPPGRTGSTGDVGESGPIGPNGQDALYCPCPKRVADGAGGGVYQPYKQ
- the scl-6 gene encoding SCP domain-containing protein (Confirmed by transcript evidence), translating into MPSLLVFATSLLIVLVDAEFSSSTQQFIVDLHNSFRSKLATGTYSINGTLKPAGSNIRKMSWDSTLATSAQTYANTCPTGFSNTQGTGENLYWRTTSANISGLDIYGGAASVSWEQEFQKYGWATNYFSQELFDTGVGNGTQMAWAKTNLVGCGVKNCGKDSTGLNKVAVVCHYKPLGRYVDQMIYTAGFTCSQCPTGTSCDQTTGLCA
- the scl-7 gene encoding SCP domain-containing protein (Confirmed by transcript evidence); this translates as MQTALVLALVCVGAHAQFSEGGKQSMVNAHNAVRSSIAKGEYVAKGTKKDSATNMLKMKWDNSLAQSAQNYANGCPMQHSPDKSYGENLFWAYSSSPITDLDKYVQSAVDTWVSEFQMFGWNSNKFTTALWNTGIGHATQVAWSATGQVGCGAKNCGADSVRVGSYKATIVCQYKVPGNYLFKNIYNSGAKCSACPAGTSCEQSSGLCA